The following are encoded in a window of Geobacter metallireducens GS-15 genomic DNA:
- a CDS encoding alpha-1,2-fucosyltransferase yields MDIHVLSYGLGNQLSQYAFFINRRQLMQRAYAFYAFKQHNGYELDRIFGLKEGLPWYLQFVRVVFRLGISRRFYSKRTADFVLSLFRIKVIDEAYNYEFDPSLLKPWFGIRILYGGWHDSRYFHPSEAAVRTAFSFPPLDDVNDAILQQIDAVYGVSIHVRRGDYLKGINSNLFGGIATLEYYRNAIGWAITYCKHRSLEIKFYVFSDDIDWCKQNLGLRDAVYVSGNSKTDSWKDILLMSHCRANIIANSTFSWWAAWLNQQPNKVVICPTKFINTDSPNQTIYPAAWHQIEG; encoded by the coding sequence ATGGACATTCACGTATTATCCTACGGATTGGGCAATCAGCTTTCTCAATACGCTTTTTTCATTAACAGGCGACAACTAATGCAGCGTGCTTATGCTTTTTACGCGTTTAAGCAACACAACGGATACGAGCTTGATCGTATATTCGGTCTTAAAGAAGGACTGCCTTGGTATTTGCAATTTGTACGAGTTGTATTCCGTCTTGGAATATCCCGCCGATTCTACTCTAAGCGAACGGCCGATTTTGTACTTTCACTCTTCCGTATAAAAGTCATAGATGAAGCGTACAATTATGAATTCGATCCTTCACTACTAAAGCCTTGGTTTGGAATACGTATACTTTATGGTGGATGGCACGACTCCCGTTATTTTCACCCTTCTGAAGCTGCTGTGCGTACTGCTTTCTCATTCCCGCCACTCGATGATGTAAACGATGCTATCCTTCAGCAAATTGATGCCGTTTACGGTGTTTCTATTCACGTGCGTCGCGGGGACTATTTGAAGGGGATAAACTCGAATCTTTTTGGAGGTATTGCTACTCTTGAATATTACAGGAATGCAATAGGTTGGGCCATTACTTATTGTAAGCATAGAAGTTTAGAGATTAAATTTTATGTCTTCTCTGACGATATTGACTGGTGTAAGCAAAATCTTGGATTAAGGGATGCCGTTTATGTTAGCGGTAACAGCAAGACTGATTCGTGGAAAGATATCTTACTTATGTCTCACTGTCGTGCCAATATTATTGCAAATAGTACTTTCAGTTGGTGGGCAGCATGGTTAAATCAGCAGCCAAATAAAGTAGTAATTTGTCCAACAAAATTTATTAACACAGATTCTCCAAATCAAACAATTTATCCAGCTGCTTGGCATCAAATAGAAGGTTGA
- a CDS encoding glycosyltransferase, whose protein sequence is MASNRRLNPAMVIKKIIFTIVARNYYGLAQVLRQSIIKYNDDITFYAFIADGIPSDNRALFSADAIDVNVVMQHFVAPEKLQEMAFKYNLTEYCTAIKPFCFEYLFNQTDVDQIIYLDPDILVFSSLTPVFDCLQYASIVLTPHILFPSSLEGKRSDRGIMATGIYNLGFIGVCRSNTGFTFIRWWRQRLLDQCFIDSHDALFTDQKWADFIPGLFPSEDVCVLRHSGTNIAPWNFHEREVLITEEDSLVVRRRLDPNESLLLNNECKQEPIIFVHFSGFDYTLLCKGEAVQYNISGLSIYNDLQSLIDIYVASIQAQKETVLKFLGMTYGYESFQDGSLIISFHRRLYRSAVESGHNVGNPFSTDNHSFHSQLVKHKLLLNRAVVKKSDRSNKYNYPNLSDKLIIINRMMRVIRKIIGLENFLLLLRLMRPYSRAEAQLHNVYQNMNKL, encoded by the coding sequence TTGGCATCAAATAGAAGGTTGAATCCAGCTATGGTTATTAAAAAAATTATATTTACTATAGTTGCTCGTAATTATTATGGTCTTGCACAGGTGTTGCGGCAATCTATTATCAAATACAACGATGACATAACATTCTATGCATTTATTGCTGATGGTATTCCTAGTGATAATCGTGCACTGTTCAGTGCTGATGCTATTGATGTAAATGTAGTAATGCAGCACTTTGTTGCTCCTGAAAAGTTACAGGAGATGGCTTTTAAATACAACCTTACTGAATACTGTACTGCTATTAAACCGTTCTGTTTTGAGTACCTTTTTAACCAAACAGATGTTGATCAAATTATTTATCTAGATCCAGATATTTTAGTTTTTTCTTCACTGACTCCCGTTTTTGATTGTCTGCAATATGCCTCAATCGTGCTGACCCCACACATTTTATTCCCATCCTCGCTTGAGGGCAAACGGTCTGATAGAGGGATTATGGCCACTGGTATTTACAACCTCGGCTTTATAGGGGTTTGTCGATCTAATACTGGATTTACATTTATTAGATGGTGGAGGCAGCGGCTTCTTGATCAGTGTTTCATTGACAGCCATGACGCTTTATTTACTGACCAAAAATGGGCTGATTTTATTCCAGGACTCTTCCCTAGCGAAGATGTTTGTGTGCTAAGGCATTCTGGCACAAACATTGCTCCTTGGAATTTTCATGAGAGGGAAGTATTGATTACAGAAGAGGATAGTCTAGTTGTACGACGTCGACTAGATCCAAATGAATCATTGTTACTTAATAATGAGTGTAAGCAGGAACCAATTATATTTGTGCATTTCTCTGGTTTTGACTACACTTTGTTATGTAAAGGCGAGGCAGTTCAGTATAACATCAGTGGCTTAAGTATATATAATGATCTTCAGTCGTTAATTGATATATATGTGGCATCTATCCAAGCACAAAAGGAAACAGTCCTCAAGTTTTTAGGCATGACCTATGGCTACGAATCATTTCAAGATGGCAGCCTAATAATTTCTTTTCATCGTCGCTTATATCGTTCAGCTGTTGAGTCTGGGCACAATGTCGGCAACCCATTTAGCACTGATAATCATAGTTTTCATAGTCAGCTTGTTAAACATAAACTTTTATTAAACAGGGCCGTGGTTAAGAAATCTGATCGATCTAATAAATATAATTATCCGAATCTAAGCGATAAATTGATTATAATTAATAGAATGATGAGAGTAATTAGAAAAATCATTGGTTTAGAAAACTTTCTTTTGTTGTTGCGTTTAATGCGCCCGTATTCTCGAGCAGAGGCACAACTTCATAATGTTTATCAGAATATGAATAAATTATAG
- a CDS encoding EpsG family protein, with the protein MHDIVYILLFVFVAVSAFVSSLCQDKALKFILFSASTFFMSAIIAFRWEIGTDWNSYYEYFVGIKNGSGSSYDNHFDIGFYLLNFVIANINGNYTIFLIVTTVLSTVLVNYIIYKKSNNPHLGQLIFLGNYLPIHFMGSIRRSIAITFVFLFLIYSIQYKNKIKSYIIMMFAFAQHKTSIIGITKLIVPKKRFSVKVIIALIGAAYFINYIGLIDLILEKLLMITVGGPDIGLVKTIANYSGENYKLYSPENVNPQMQSLLSMIKKIIYLFFFTRGLARNSNSLDDISLNIYVIGIMIYTLFIGAMVIQVLSVYFLFMEVLLASRVYSKLRLYEKRVFLIYILVISYASYDSNLSVFPELFSPYRSVLF; encoded by the coding sequence ATGCATGATATAGTATATATATTACTATTTGTATTTGTTGCTGTCTCTGCGTTTGTTAGCAGTCTATGCCAAGATAAGGCTCTTAAATTTATACTGTTTTCAGCATCGACATTTTTTATGAGTGCTATAATAGCATTCCGATGGGAAATAGGTACAGATTGGAATTCGTACTACGAATATTTTGTAGGAATAAAAAATGGGTCAGGAAGTTCATATGATAATCATTTTGATATAGGATTTTATTTGCTTAACTTTGTTATTGCAAATATAAACGGGAATTACACAATATTTTTAATAGTAACTACAGTTTTATCCACCGTTTTGGTGAACTATATCATTTATAAAAAATCGAATAATCCGCATCTTGGTCAATTGATTTTCTTGGGAAACTATTTACCAATCCATTTTATGGGAAGTATAAGAAGGTCGATAGCGATTACATTCGTATTCTTATTTCTTATTTATTCAATACAATATAAAAATAAGATCAAATCTTATATCATTATGATGTTCGCTTTTGCCCAGCATAAAACGTCTATAATAGGAATAACTAAATTAATTGTGCCAAAGAAACGTTTTTCTGTAAAGGTTATAATTGCTTTAATTGGTGCTGCATATTTTATCAACTATATTGGTTTAATTGACCTTATCTTGGAAAAATTATTAATGATTACCGTTGGAGGTCCTGATATTGGGCTTGTGAAAACTATAGCGAACTATTCAGGTGAAAACTATAAATTATACTCTCCAGAAAATGTAAATCCACAGATGCAATCATTATTATCCATGATAAAAAAAATAATTTATTTATTCTTTTTCACAAGAGGATTAGCTCGCAATTCAAATTCGTTAGATGATATTTCACTCAACATATATGTAATTGGAATTATGATTTATACACTTTTTATTGGTGCTATGGTTATACAGGTTTTGTCAGTGTATTTTCTATTTATGGAAGTTCTATTAGCTTCTCGTGTGTACAGTAAATTGCGTTTATATGAGAAGAGAGTTTTTCTAATTTACATATTAGTAATATCGTATGCATCCTACGATTCCAATCTTTCAGTGTTCCCAGAATTGTTTAGCCCATATAGGAGTGTTTTATTTTAG
- a CDS encoding ISL3-like element ISGme6 family transposase: protein MLIKTVLNKFERFKSFIYGDCRLAKVGGSEALVIDIKARRNSKPECPECGKRGKTYDTQPARLFEYVPIWAFKVFFRYAPRRVLCPIHGVKVESLPWGYGKEQMTISYQVYLARWARRLSWKEVAEIFKTSWDSIFRAVQYAVDYGLANRNLDGVTEIGVDEIAVFKGHQYLTMVYQLNAGVRRLLWCGPQRRIRTLLRFFREFGKERSAKLKYVCSDMWAPYLKVIAKRAPNAVNILDRFHIMRKFNEAIDEVRRTEAKEFKAAKQENVLEKGRWLLLKRPENLSEKQTSRLGDLLKLNLSSIKAYLLREDFQQFWDYQRSDFAGKFLDDWVIRTMQTDLEPMKKVARMLRNHKPMILNWFKAKGRLSSGAVEGLNLKAKLTIRKAYGFRTIKCLQVALYHTLGDLPEPLCHHRFC, encoded by the coding sequence ATGCTTATCAAGACTGTACTGAACAAGTTCGAGCGTTTCAAGTCCTTCATTTACGGAGATTGCCGACTGGCGAAAGTCGGCGGCTCAGAAGCACTGGTCATTGACATCAAGGCTCGTCGCAACAGCAAGCCCGAATGCCCGGAATGTGGCAAGCGAGGCAAGACATACGACACGCAACCGGCCCGACTGTTCGAGTATGTGCCGATCTGGGCGTTCAAGGTCTTCTTTCGCTACGCTCCCCGTCGGGTTCTGTGCCCAATCCATGGGGTAAAGGTTGAATCCCTCCCCTGGGGGTATGGCAAAGAGCAAATGACGATCTCGTACCAGGTCTATCTTGCCCGGTGGGCTCGGCGACTCTCCTGGAAGGAAGTTGCCGAAATCTTTAAGACCAGTTGGGACAGCATCTTTCGGGCGGTGCAGTATGCTGTCGATTACGGCCTGGCAAACAGAAACCTTGATGGCGTTACGGAAATCGGTGTTGATGAAATTGCCGTCTTCAAGGGCCATCAGTATCTTACGATGGTCTATCAGCTCAATGCCGGCGTCAGGCGTCTTCTCTGGTGTGGTCCGCAACGTCGGATAAGAACGCTACTGCGCTTCTTTCGGGAATTCGGCAAAGAACGCAGCGCCAAGCTCAAGTATGTCTGCAGCGACATGTGGGCACCGTATCTCAAGGTTATCGCCAAGCGGGCACCCAATGCCGTGAACATCCTCGACCGCTTCCACATCATGCGGAAGTTTAACGAAGCGATTGACGAGGTTCGGCGCACCGAAGCCAAGGAGTTCAAGGCCGCCAAGCAGGAGAACGTCCTGGAAAAGGGCCGTTGGTTGCTGCTGAAACGGCCGGAAAATCTGTCCGAGAAGCAGACGTCACGATTGGGAGATTTGCTCAAGCTCAACCTCTCATCAATCAAGGCATATCTGCTGCGCGAGGACTTTCAGCAGTTCTGGGACTACCAGCGGTCTGACTTTGCTGGCAAGTTCCTCGACGACTGGGTCATCAGGACAATGCAAACTGACCTGGAACCGATGAAGAAGGTTGCCAGGATGTTACGCAACCACAAACCGATGATTCTCAACTGGTTCAAGGCAAAAGGCCGACTTTCCAGCGGCGCGGTAGAGGGTCTGAACCTCAAAGCAAAACTGACTATCAGAAAAGCGTACGGTTTCCGAACCATCAAGTGCCTGCAAGTGGCGCTATATCACACACTTGGCGACTTGCCAGAACCCCTGTGTCACCACAGATTCTGCTAA
- a CDS encoding glycosyltransferase, which translates to MTNNSTKVCVLLATYNGTKWCLDQVKSILNQEDVNLEVFVSDDLSSDSTTDLLALLNDSRIHILASSYKFGSACQNFFRLVRDVDFSEYDYIAFADQDDLWNPNKLSYSIEQLNAHCADAFSSNVTAFWPDGRARLIVKDQPQREWDFLFESAGPGCTFVLTKKLACNLANFLHNNYEKTKGVALHDWFTYAFARSNSYSWWIDSQPTMMYRQHESNEFGVNSGVTAALSRFRKTSNGWYRNQVILIGDLVGAEDSWPIKRMRRFSLLDRMLLLFNVFAFRRSFRDRIALFFLLLLPQKK; encoded by the coding sequence ATGACTAATAACAGTACAAAAGTGTGTGTATTACTTGCTACCTACAATGGTACGAAATGGTGTCTCGATCAGGTCAAATCAATATTAAATCAAGAAGATGTTAACTTAGAAGTTTTTGTCAGCGATGATCTTTCTTCCGATTCAACAACTGATTTACTAGCTTTATTGAATGATTCTCGTATTCATATTCTAGCTAGTTCATACAAGTTTGGTTCAGCTTGCCAAAACTTTTTCAGATTAGTTAGAGATGTTGACTTTTCTGAATATGACTATATAGCTTTTGCTGACCAAGATGATCTTTGGAACCCAAATAAGCTTTCTTATTCAATTGAGCAATTGAACGCACATTGCGCGGATGCGTTTTCTTCCAATGTTACTGCTTTTTGGCCTGATGGTAGAGCTAGATTGATTGTTAAGGATCAGCCCCAAAGAGAGTGGGATTTTTTGTTTGAGTCAGCTGGGCCAGGCTGTACTTTTGTTCTTACCAAAAAGCTTGCGTGTAATTTGGCTAATTTTTTACACAATAATTATGAAAAGACAAAAGGTGTAGCTTTGCACGACTGGTTTACCTATGCTTTTGCGCGCAGCAATTCTTATAGTTGGTGGATTGATTCTCAACCAACTATGATGTATCGACAACATGAGTCTAACGAGTTTGGTGTTAATAGCGGTGTTACAGCGGCACTGTCACGATTTAGGAAAACAAGTAATGGCTGGTATCGCAATCAGGTGATTCTTATCGGTGATCTTGTCGGAGCGGAGGATTCCTGGCCAATTAAGCGTATGAGACGATTTTCTCTTTTGGACAGAATGTTGCTGCTTTTTAATGTCTTTGCATTCCGTAGGTCGTTTCGGGATCGAATAGCATTATTTTTTTTACTATTGTTGCCGCAGAAAAAATAG
- a CDS encoding UDP-glucose 4-epimerase family protein: MQPNTYFLHNILVTGATGFVGSFLCSRLLAEGMSVRGTFLVTENPDSLVKGTEQALIEPIGPATFWGHALAGAGTVIHLAARVHVMRERAADPLKEFRFVNTEGTAHLAREAAKAGVKRFVFMGTIGVNGDNSGDAPYIESSPPYPHNPYSVSKYEAEQLLRQISSETGMEVVIIRAPLVYGPGNPGNFLSLLKAVNGDYGFKTLNFGLKVLPLPLASINNKRSLIYVGNLVDALVTCATHPAAVGQTYLVSDGEDVSTPELIRRTAAALGVPARLFPFPVPLMKLAGKLIDKSAAVNRLTGSLTVDSSKIRRELGWQPPFTMEEGLQETAKWFEKQG, translated from the coding sequence ATGCAACCAAATACCTATTTTCTGCATAACATCCTCGTTACCGGCGCAACCGGCTTTGTAGGTAGTTTTCTCTGCTCGCGTCTGCTTGCCGAAGGGATGTCTGTCCGTGGAACCTTTCTAGTTACTGAAAATCCCGATTCTCTTGTCAAGGGCACTGAACAGGCATTGATCGAACCAATTGGGCCTGCCACATTCTGGGGCCATGCGCTTGCTGGTGCTGGCACGGTTATCCACCTGGCGGCTCGTGTGCATGTGATGCGGGAGCGTGCTGCTGATCCGTTGAAAGAGTTCCGGTTTGTAAATACAGAGGGGACTGCACACCTTGCACGGGAAGCTGCCAAAGCCGGCGTCAAACGTTTCGTCTTTATGGGCACGATAGGTGTCAATGGCGACAACTCGGGAGATGCCCCTTACATTGAATCCAGCCCGCCATATCCCCACAACCCTTATTCTGTTTCGAAATATGAAGCCGAACAACTGTTGCGGCAGATATCTTCCGAGACAGGCATGGAGGTTGTGATAATCCGTGCACCCCTCGTCTATGGGCCGGGAAATCCTGGTAATTTCCTCTCTCTGCTGAAGGCTGTCAACGGCGATTATGGATTCAAAACTTTGAATTTTGGATTGAAAGTCTTACCCCTCCCACTTGCCTCAATCAATAACAAACGTAGCCTGATCTATGTCGGCAACCTTGTTGATGCACTGGTAACTTGCGCAACACATCCTGCCGCAGTTGGGCAGACATACCTCGTCAGTGATGGTGAAGATGTTTCTACTCCCGAACTTATCCGTCGTACGGCCGCGGCTCTTGGGGTGCCGGCACGACTGTTCCCATTCCCAGTTCCTCTTATGAAGCTTGCTGGTAAACTGATTGACAAGAGTGCTGCGGTCAATCGGCTGACCGGTTCTCTGACTGTTGATAGCTCCAAAATCAGGCGGGAGCTTGGCTGGCAACCGCCGTTTACCATGGAAGAGGGATTGCAGGAGACTGCAAAATGGTTCGAAAAGCAAGGTTGA
- a CDS encoding ATP-binding protein, protein MISRALYPFLSEALDSSPAVALLGPRQVGKTTLALEIGKVRGALYLDLESEQDLAKLAQPELYLEDHQDRLVIFDEVHRLPGLFPVLRGFIDKGRRAGLRTGRFLLLGSASLDLLKQSGETLAGRISYLELSPFNILETGERTSEDLWVAGGFPESLLAKNPRQSLRWRQDFIRTYLERDIPQFGPRIAAEALRRFWVMLAHNQGGVLNAAQFSRNLGVDVKTVTNYLDLLVDLMLVRRLPPWHGNIGKRLVKSPKVYVRDSGLVHALLGIQDKEGLLAHPVVGQSWECFVVENLLGAGIGAPQGFFYRTGGGAEIDLLLTWPDEEIWAVEIKRSLSPRPERGFYSACSDLAPAKKYVVYPGAERYRIAPDIEAIPLPQLAAEIHAKAILNVEF, encoded by the coding sequence ATGATATCCCGCGCACTTTATCCATTCCTGTCAGAGGCGCTTGACTCTTCACCTGCCGTCGCGTTGCTGGGGCCACGCCAGGTCGGCAAGACCACCCTGGCCCTTGAGATAGGCAAGGTGCGCGGCGCACTGTATCTGGACCTTGAATCCGAGCAGGATCTCGCCAAGCTTGCCCAGCCCGAATTGTATCTTGAGGATCATCAGGACAGGCTGGTGATCTTTGATGAAGTGCATCGTCTGCCAGGATTATTCCCTGTATTGCGTGGATTTATTGACAAGGGGCGCCGTGCCGGATTGCGCACGGGGCGCTTTCTTCTGCTTGGTTCTGCTTCGCTTGATTTGCTGAAACAGTCCGGCGAAACATTGGCCGGGAGGATTTCCTACCTTGAGTTATCCCCTTTTAATATCCTTGAAACAGGCGAGAGGACATCAGAAGATCTCTGGGTTGCAGGCGGGTTCCCGGAAAGCCTGCTGGCGAAAAACCCGCGCCAGAGCCTGCGCTGGAGACAGGATTTCATCCGCACCTATCTTGAACGCGATATTCCGCAGTTCGGCCCGCGGATAGCCGCAGAAGCGTTGCGCCGTTTTTGGGTAATGCTGGCCCATAATCAAGGGGGGGTACTGAATGCGGCTCAATTTTCACGCAATCTGGGTGTGGATGTAAAAACCGTCACTAATTACCTTGATCTGCTTGTTGATCTGATGCTGGTCCGTCGTCTCCCACCCTGGCACGGCAATATCGGGAAGAGGCTGGTCAAGTCACCAAAGGTGTATGTGCGTGACAGCGGCCTTGTGCATGCATTGCTCGGCATACAGGATAAAGAGGGTTTGCTGGCGCACCCGGTTGTCGGGCAGAGCTGGGAGTGTTTTGTGGTGGAAAATCTCCTTGGGGCAGGGATTGGGGCTCCGCAGGGTTTTTTCTACCGGACCGGCGGAGGTGCTGAAATAGATCTGCTGCTGACATGGCCTGACGAGGAGATATGGGCTGTGGAGATCAAGAGAAGCCTCAGCCCCAGGCCTGAACGGGGATTTTACTCGGCCTGTTCCGATCTGGCCCCGGCGAAAAAATATGTCGTGTACCCTGGTGCCGAACGCTATCGAATTGCACCTGACATAGAGGCGATTCCACTCCCGCAGCTGGCTGCCGAAATTCACGCAAAGGCAATTTTGAATGTTGAATTTTGA
- a CDS encoding sugar transferase — MKRVFDLVLSFLLMLVFSLPMLVTALLVKLTSRGPILYWSDRVGRNNAIFRMPKFRTMRTDTPAVATHLLSDPDRWLTPIGKFLRKTSLDELPQLYSILRGDMSFVGPRPALFNQDDLVALRTEKGVHRLTPGLTGWAQINGRDELPIPVKVEYDAYYLQNRSLFFDLKIMILTAIKVLRRDGVTH; from the coding sequence ATGAAAAGAGTATTCGATTTAGTTCTGTCATTTCTGCTGATGCTGGTTTTTTCTCTTCCGATGCTCGTGACGGCTCTCCTGGTGAAATTGACCTCAAGGGGGCCGATACTCTACTGGTCAGACCGGGTGGGTAGGAACAACGCCATCTTCAGAATGCCCAAATTCCGCACTATGCGCACTGATACCCCGGCAGTGGCAACCCATCTCCTCAGCGACCCTGACCGCTGGCTGACCCCCATCGGTAAATTCCTCCGCAAAACCAGCCTTGACGAATTACCGCAGCTGTATAGCATTCTGAGGGGGGACATGAGTTTTGTCGGCCCAAGACCTGCATTGTTCAATCAGGACGATCTCGTTGCCCTGCGGACCGAGAAGGGGGTTCATCGGCTTACCCCTGGCCTGACCGGCTGGGCACAGATCAATGGCCGCGATGAATTGCCCATACCTGTCAAGGTCGAGTACGACGCATACTATTTGCAGAACCGCTCTCTTTTCTTCGACCTGAAAATAATGATTTTGACTGCAATCAAGGTGTTACGCCGCGATGGTGTGACCCACTAA
- a CDS encoding polysaccharide biosynthesis protein: protein MLKPFTFMLSQRRLMVFALDTASIAASFLLAFLLRFDFTFPPLYHEIIKDGLLVVLLVKPLVFLFSGMYRSIWKYASLQDGIEIFKVVTLSTLITSFVLFFLHDTSAMPRSIYVLDWVLLFAMVSTSRLLWRVYRETYIIPRYHTGKRTLIVGAGEAGNLLLKEIRKQKNPANQVIGFLDDDPAKQGMRLGGIPVMGDLGRLRAAIRKHRIEEVIIAIATAQGALTRQVVSCCKETKVRFKTLPGIKDIIDGTVSISQIKDVEIEDILGREPVKLDLETIRGYLTNKRVLVTGAAGSIGSEICRQVAAFSPYKLLLFESAETPLYQIEKELTASHPDLRIIPVIGDVRDQARVEMVFDEFQPEVVFHAAAYKHVPMMEYNPVEAVTNNIGGTRTLANAAHRFGVKNFVMISTDKAVNPTNIMGASKRVAEMYVQGLARKSRTNFTTVRFGNVLGSNGSVIPLFKEQIKAGGPVTVTDPKVIRYFMTIPEACQLVLQAGCIGNGGEIFVLDMGEPVRILDLAEELIRLSGFVPHEEIDIVFTGLRPGEKLFEELLIDGEGIKPTRHGKIKVLAAMDSDFDAVERNLGVLFAMAGNADIAGIVKQLRVLIPEFSPQYSFNGPAPIAFQRVRPDLFPPPSSKVVKLQKS from the coding sequence ATGCTCAAACCATTCACCTTCATGCTCTCCCAACGTCGCCTGATGGTCTTCGCCCTCGATACGGCGTCCATCGCTGCGTCGTTCCTCCTCGCCTTCCTCCTCCGCTTCGACTTCACCTTTCCGCCGTTGTACCACGAAATTATCAAGGACGGCCTGCTGGTTGTCCTGCTTGTAAAGCCTCTGGTTTTCCTTTTTTCGGGCATGTACCGCAGTATCTGGAAATACGCTTCATTACAGGACGGCATCGAAATTTTCAAGGTAGTAACCCTTTCCACGCTCATCACCTCCTTTGTCCTTTTTTTCCTGCATGATACCAGTGCCATGCCCCGTTCCATCTATGTGCTCGACTGGGTTCTGCTCTTTGCCATGGTATCGACGTCACGGCTTCTGTGGCGGGTCTACCGTGAGACCTACATCATCCCCCGCTACCATACCGGCAAGCGGACGCTGATCGTCGGAGCCGGCGAGGCGGGCAACCTGCTATTGAAGGAAATAAGAAAGCAGAAAAATCCAGCAAACCAGGTCATCGGATTCCTCGACGACGACCCGGCAAAGCAGGGGATGCGCCTGGGAGGGATTCCGGTTATGGGTGATCTCGGCCGCCTTCGGGCCGCCATCCGGAAGCACCGGATTGAAGAGGTCATTATCGCCATCGCGACTGCCCAGGGTGCTCTAACGCGCCAGGTTGTCTCCTGCTGCAAGGAGACCAAGGTCAGGTTCAAGACCCTGCCGGGGATCAAGGATATCATCGATGGCACGGTCTCCATCTCCCAGATCAAGGATGTGGAGATCGAGGACATTCTCGGCCGTGAGCCGGTGAAGCTGGACCTGGAAACCATCCGGGGATACCTGACCAACAAGCGCGTACTGGTGACCGGCGCGGCGGGGAGCATCGGCAGCGAAATCTGCCGCCAGGTGGCAGCGTTCTCCCCCTACAAGCTGCTCCTCTTCGAGAGCGCGGAAACCCCCCTCTACCAGATCGAAAAAGAGCTTACGGCCAGCCACCCTGATCTCCGGATCATTCCGGTCATCGGCGACGTGCGGGACCAGGCCAGGGTCGAGATGGTTTTTGACGAGTTCCAGCCCGAGGTGGTCTTTCACGCGGCAGCCTACAAGCATGTGCCGATGATGGAGTATAACCCGGTGGAAGCGGTTACCAACAATATCGGCGGTACTCGAACGCTGGCGAATGCAGCCCATCGGTTCGGGGTTAAGAATTTCGTCATGATCTCCACCGACAAGGCGGTGAACCCGACCAACATCATGGGGGCTTCGAAGCGGGTTGCGGAGATGTATGTCCAGGGCCTGGCGAGGAAGAGCCGGACAAATTTTACCACTGTCCGTTTTGGTAACGTGCTGGGGAGCAACGGGAGCGTGATCCCGCTCTTCAAGGAGCAGATCAAGGCGGGAGGGCCGGTTACGGTCACCGACCCCAAGGTGATCCGCTACTTCATGACCATCCCCGAGGCGTGCCAGCTGGTGCTCCAGGCAGGGTGCATCGGCAACGGCGGCGAGATCTTCGTACTCGACATGGGGGAGCCGGTCCGCATCCTTGACCTGGCGGAAGAGCTGATCAGGCTTTCGGGGTTTGTTCCCCATGAGGAGATTGATATCGTTTTCACGGGATTGCGGCCCGGCGAGAAGCTTTTTGAGGAACTGCTCATCGACGGCGAGGGGATCAAGCCGACACGGCACGGGAAGATCAAGGTTCTTGCGGCTATGGATTCCGATTTCGATGCCGTTGAAAGGAATCTGGGCGTTCTCTTTGCCATGGCCGGGAACGCCGACATCGCGGGTATCGTGAAGCAGCTTCGGGTGCTTATCCCGGAATTCTCGCCCCAGTATTCTTTCAACGGTCCGGCCCCCATTGCGTTCCAGCGGGTCCGTCCCGATCTTTTCCCGCCCCCGTCTTCGAAGGTGGTCAAGTTGCAGAAGTCGTGA
- a CDS encoding AbrB/MazE/SpoVT family DNA-binding domain-containing protein: METSKLSSKGQIIIPKQVREAHHWQTGMEFVIESVGDGILLRPRKPFPPTRLEDGLGCAGYSGPAKTLAEMEQGILEDLKRKWLKGVNR; the protein is encoded by the coding sequence ATGGAAACGAGTAAACTGTCCAGCAAGGGACAGATAATTATTCCAAAACAGGTGCGAGAGGCCCATCATTGGCAGACCGGTATGGAGTTCGTTATAGAGAGCGTAGGCGACGGCATCCTTCTCAGGCCGCGCAAACCGTTTCCTCCTACTCGACTTGAGGATGGCCTCGGCTGTGCGGGCTACAGTGGGCCTGCCAAGACTCTGGCGGAAATGGAGCAGGGCATCCTCGAAGATCTGAAGCGGAAGTGGCTGAAGGGAGTGAATCGGTGA